A single region of the Ctenopharyngodon idella isolate HZGC_01 chromosome 21, HZGC01, whole genome shotgun sequence genome encodes:
- the pgap2 gene encoding post-GPI attachment to proteins factor 2, giving the protein MQQVPYGSVDRDKPLIRVPFTQLAVITVCLPLLGLIACIVLALLYHYNDATYTHCQVPNYLPSISAAISLTPERYIWRFSIGLHSAPRFLVAAAYFSFYRGRFTSRLTEQLLSGLTFLLALSENVGLLLLTYVSSTETYSLHKSGFIVFIGSSLFHMLCTCKLWSMIANYSVSAEEMMSYRLKRRLFLFNCCFCLLALYFYRRHNNYCEAGIYSFFAGCEYLVVLSNMAFHMTAYLDFGGKEVMVATPPEGKRF; this is encoded by the exons ATGCAACAGGTCCCGTACGGATCTGTGGATCGAGACAAGCCTCTAATCCGTGTGCCTTTCACGCAGTTAGCGGTGATCACAGTGTGTCTGCCGCTGCTCGGCCTCATCGCCTGCATCGTGCTGGCTCTACTCTACCATTACAATGATGCTACCTACACACACTGCCAG GTTCCTAACTACCTCCCGTCAATCAGCGCAGCCATCAGTCTGACACCGGAGCGCTACATCTGGCGTTTCAGCATCGGCCTGCATTCTGCCCCACGCTTCCTGGTAGCAGCAGCCTATTTCAGCTTTTACCGCGGACGCTTTACCAGCAGGCTGACGGAGCAGCTTTTGAGTGGCCTCACATTCCTCTTAGCTTTAAGTGAAAATGTAGGCCTGCTTCTGCTCACCTACGTCTCCTCCACCGAGACCTACA GTCTCCATAAGAGCGGCTTCATCGTGTTTATTGGCAGTTCTCTGTTCCACATGTTGTGCACCTGCAAGCTGTGGTCGATGATTGCGAACTATTCCGTTAGTGCAGAG GAGATGATGTCATACCGCCTGAAGCGCCGCCTCTTCCTCTTCAACTGTTGCTTCTGTCTGTTGGCTCTCTATTTCTACAGGCGGCACAACAACTACTGTGAAGCAGGAA TTTACTCATTCTTTGCTGGCTGTGAGTATCTGGTGGTGCTGTCCAACATGGCCTTCCACATGACTGCCTACTTGGACTTTGGAGGTAAGGAGGTGATGGTTGCAACACCTCCAGAGGGAAAGCGCTTCTGA
- the rhogb gene encoding ras homolog family member Gb, with protein sequence MQSIKCVVVGDGAVGKTCLLISYTTGAFPKEYIPTVFDNYSSQVSVDNRTVSLNLWDTAGQEEYDRLRTLSYPQTNVFIICFSISSPPSYENVKHKWHPEVTHHCPSVPILLVGTKSDLRNDADVLKKLKEQNQAPISQQQGHALARQIHAVKYMECSALSQDGIKDVFADAVRAFLSPQPVAAKKPCILL encoded by the coding sequence ATGCAGAGCATCAAGTGTGTGGTGGTGGGGGATGGAGCAGTGGGAAAAACCTGCCTGCTCATCTCGTACACGACTGGCGCGTTCCCCAAAGAGTACATTCCCACTGTGTTCGACAACTATAGCTCCCAAGTCAGCGTGGACAACCGCACTGTCAGCCTCAATCTGTGGGACACAGCGGGCCAGGAGGAGTATGATCGCCTTCGCACGCTGTCCTACCCTCAGACCAACGTCTTCATCATCTGCTTCTCCATCTCCAGCCCCCCGTCCTATGAGAACGTCAAGCACAAGTGGCATCCAGAGGTGACGCACCACTGTCCCAGTGTGCCCATCCTGCTGGTGGGGACCAAGAGCGATCTTCGCAATGACGCGGATGTGCTGAAGAAGCTAAAGGAGCAGAACCAGGCGCCCATCTCACAACAGCAGGGTCACGCTCTGGCTCGCCAAATCCACGCCGTCAAGTACATGGAGTGCTCGGCACTCAGCCAGGACGGCATCAAGGACGTGTTTGCAGACGCAGTGCGTGCCTTCCTCAGTCCTCAGCCTGTGGCTGCCAAGAAGCCCTGTATACTCCTCTGA